AAGGGCTCTCCGCCGCCGACTCCCGGGCAATCCAGCCGGCTTTTAAACCTGATGCGGGCGGGATGCATCTTGGTTTCGGTCAAGGGTCGAAAAGCGCCTCCAAGGATATGGATGCTCCGGCCGGGCACTCCAAGAATGCGATGAATAAAGTTTTAGTGTTGACGGGGGCGAAAAAAGGGTATTTTTACCGTGGCATGTTCGTTTGGGCCGAAAATGGTCTGGAGGAAGCGGAGCCGCTCGCCGCACAAAAAATTGAGGAGTTGATCTGGCCGGAGGAACCGGTCTGGGTGACCGGCTCCGCTTTCGAAACGGAGCGGGTGGAGGTGACGGGGCGGGTACGTCCGGAAGACCGGGCGGCGGCCAAAGAATTCTGGCATCCTTCGGCCGGGCTCCTGGCCCAGATGGCGGCTGCCGGCAGGCTCGGAAACCCGGCCGGCAAGGAGGACGTTTTGGAACCGATTTTTTTGAAATCGTTCGAGACCAAATTCAAGGAGTTCGCGTAGCAAGATGCCGCAAGTGAAAGAACCGAAAACCGGAGGTCTAATTCGCGTCGAGCGAATGGCGGTGACGGATCTGGATGAAATAGTCCGGCTGGAAAGGGAATCGTTTACCGATCCCTGGCCCAGGAAGGCGTTTGAGATTCAGTTGGGGGACGGTTCTTCCATAATGCTGGCAGCCCGCATGGCG
The DNA window shown above is from Verrucomicrobiia bacterium and carries:
- the tsaB gene encoding tRNA (adenosine(37)-N6)-threonylcarbamoyltransferase complex dimerization subunit type 1 TsaB yields the protein MKVLALDSSGLVVTLGLADGRKILAESRFAAGSKTVGLLTPEIQKLLAETGISPANLDGFALGSGPGSFTGLKVGFAAIFGLAFNGDKPIWTFPSLKLTALGLALAAEFKKGLSAADSRAIQPAFKPDAGGMHLGFGQGSKSASKDMDAPAGHSKNAMNKVLVLTGAKKGYFYRGMFVWAENGLEEAEPLAAQKIEELIWPEEPVWVTGSAFETERVEVTGRVRPEDRAAAKEFWHPSAGLLAQMAAAGRLGNPAGKEDVLEPIFLKSFETKFKEFA